The Lacticaseibacillus pabuli region GGTGATATTTGGGCGAGCGTGCGCGTGTACTGGCAATCCTACCGCCGCCAGATTCTGCCCCTGCTTGGACTAGCCGTTGCTTACGCGGCAATCGTTGGATTGGTTGCAATCATTTAGCATTAAACAAAGGCGAGGTCGCTGACATTCAGTCAACGGTCTCGCCTTTGTTAATGCTACTTTGTTTTGGTAAATAAACGCTTGCGCAGTTCAGGAACCCGGCGCACACTCACTTCCAGCTTGTCCCCACTAACCATGGTGATTAGACGGTCCGCTAGCGAGACGCTTGCGGCATTATCGAGGTTCACAAGGTAACCGCGGGCGCATTCGAAAAACTTGGGCAACTTGTGCGACAGGTCACGGATGTTGCCCCGGAAACTGTCATCGACGTTGCTGGCGTGCAGGTCAATCATGCCGGATTGGTCTTGGCTGCTGCTAAAGTAGTAGATGTCGCTAACGGGTAACACCTGTGCCTCTGCACCGTTGTGGTAGGTGAAGTGGGGCACGGATTCGGCTGGCATATCGCGAATCGCTTGCACCGCCGTCTTCAGGGCATCATTGAGAATATTGATACCGTCGGGGATGAGCTCAGATTTTTCAATTAACGTCAGTGGCATGACCTGGTGTTTGAGAATCAGGTAGGATTCGTCAGGGTGCTCGGTGATGTAAATAATCTGGGCAGTGCGGCTCGCGTGGCGAATCTGCTGGCCAACCGAAATGCCGTCCAGTTGTTCGTCACCCAGGTCGATGTCGAGCAAGAAGACGGCGTCCGTATTTGCCCGCTGCGCAAATGCTGCCAGGAGGGCGCTGGGCTGATCCGTAGCGAGTGCCATCGTTAGCGGCAGCTTCTCAAATTCGGTAATGGTGTGTGCCGCTTGCTGGATGAAGGACCGCTCGTCCGCGTTGTTTTCCAGGATGTATAAGTCCATGTTATTGCGCCTCCTTTAGTCGTGGGTGTTTTGTTCGCGCAGTGTCGTATAGGCCTTCAACGATAATCCCCATTTCGAGGTAATGGTGGTCGAGACTGATTTTTTGGTGCATATGCCCGTTTTTGGCCATAATCGCCCGCACGTTGCCGAGACCATAACCGTGGCCGGCGCCCTTGGTCGTTTTGGTGTGATCGCGCAGGGCACTGGCCGTGACGGCATCGGTGACTTGGTTACGCACGACGACTTCATAGCCGCCATTTTCACCGGTTAGGAATGCAATCATGACCTTCTTATCCGGCACATCCGCAGTCGCTTCAATTGCATTATCGAGCAGGATGCCAATGATGCGCAACAAGTCGAACACGTCTGCTTCGTTAATCTGCAACTTGCCATGGTCGACTTGCACGTTGAGTTTTGCCCCGGCGTTCAAGGCATCAGTCCACTTCACGTAGAGGAGGTTACGCAACTGCGCAGATGGCACCTGGCTCATGGCGGGCTGCTGAACGGACAATCCAGACAGGCGATCAGACGCGGTTTGCAGCATTGCCTTGGTATCACCAACGGAATTTGCGTCCTCACTGGCAACCGCAATTTTCAGGGTGTTGAGAATGTTTTTGTAATCGTGCAGTAGTTTATTTGAACGCTGCTGTTCGCGCTGGATGGATTCGTAATAGGTTTCACGCGCTTCCTGAGCGGACTTCAGACTCTGGTTCTCCAGCGCCACGTTAGATGCACGCAGGGTGAAGTAGAGCAGGAGAATGTCAGAGCCTAGAATGAGGGCGATAAAGACTTCCAGCATGGATTCGTAGAGCCGGGGGTTGTTAGACATCGCGATAAAGAGGTTCATCAGGCTCGTGGCCAGGTAGGTGACGAGTAAGAAGACGGCAAGCTGGTTAGTCAGCGTCCGGTTAATGGTCATGACCCGTGATGATTTCGTTAGTCGGGGCTTGAACACCAAGAAGATACCGACTGCAATGGCGGCTAGCGTTAAGCCGAGAGCTAGTTCGATGAGTGGCACGTCTTGGGCAGTAGGCATCACAATGGGTAAGAAGACTGAAGCCAAAAAGAGCTGCAGACTGATGACGTTCAGGAACATAGCACCCCAGAATAGCTCGACGGTTTGTCGTTTGATGAGGCAGTACCCAGCGAACAAGACACCAATAATGCAGTCCCCAATCGCCGCGCCGTAAAGCGAGCACGCAATCATGATGACAGAAAAAGCCACCAATTTGAGCCAGCGGTGGTTCGCATTAATATAGGTGAGATACAAATAGATACCTGAGATGTAGGCTGGACCAAACAGTGCGGTCGAGCCAATCAGGGAGACGATGTCCAAAATTTTAACCCCTTACCCTTAGCCAAAATCAAAATATTCATTTTTTACCTTAACATATTCAGTTACAAACGACCATGATTGCGGTTTAGCACGACGCCTAGCGCAAAATCACCCACGCTTAGCGTATTTTCCGGCATGGATGCGAAATCTAGGTATGATAAGCAATGTAGGAGGTGGTCATCGTGGGTAATCAAAGCCGAGCACTGTACATGCAGTTGCGTGAAGCGTATCGCGAGCCAGAAATGCGAACATATCCTGAGGTGCAGCAGATTTTGCTGACCGCGGGGCGCAAGTTGGATGGCAACGCGGATGGTGCTGTTTATACCGATGCCGTCGTCGTGCTGGAACGCGACCTTGCCAGCTTCTACATTGCGCATCACGATCTGCCCGAATCAGCGGCGGTGATTTACGCGGCAATCAAGGGGGATGTCCCTGAGGTGCTACGGGATGACACGCCGGTGCGTTAAGACGTGGTGTAATGGGCTGAAAAGGGAATGATGTTGGTGTAAGCTTGGGCGTATGGGTGGTAATTGACCACCGAAAATACGCACACGCGGAGGCTAATAGCATGGCAGCTCTATTAACAAGAGAAACACTGATTACAAAGTTGGGTACAATAATTGATGATCCAGTCATTTCCGAAGAGGTCAAACAGGTCCTGACCAAGGCACTCCGCGAATTGCAGGATCCGGATAATCCGGATTACTCGTTGTCCATTAGCACGATGCGCAATGAGTTGTCGACTATCGGCAAACGCACACCGTTGCCTGGACCGATTGTGGCACTCATGGGTGACTTGATTCGCAGTAGCAAGAACTTGGGACTTAGCCTCATCTTCGGCTGGTAATCATCGATGGGTATGGCGGTTAAGGGTAGCCGCGAGAACCCAGGGGTTGGCACACGTTATTATTATTCGGCGAGCCTGGAACCACTGCCCACGCATTAGCGGCGCAGCGTGTCGCAGGCTCGTATTTTTTGGAGGGGTTGCAAGTGGAGACAAAGGTCAACGAAAAGATGCTCGCGGCACTGCTTGATTTACGTGGCGCGCTGCGGGCACAGGACGCAACGCCTGCTGAAGAATCGGCGATTGGCGCGTTGAACGCGGCAATCAGCGAAACTGCGGATGGCAAACTCAATGATATTGAATTGAATCGCCTGGGCAGTGCGCTGGTGACGAATTTGCAGCAACGTATTGGGCTAGAAGGCCTGCAGCTGGCACCAACTGCGCAAAAACGACTAGATGGGTTGCTGCACGCGGTTCCCAAGCGGCACCAGCGGCTCAGTGCACGGCAAATATTTGCCGGGTCGCGGCTGTTTTAGGCTGTAAATAAAAGAGACGCTGCTCGCTTGAGCAACGCCTTTTTTGGTCTACTTACGTTCTGCGATAAAGTCCGAGTGAATGCCCACTGACTCGTCGGCGGCACCAATTGCCAGACGCAGGGCCGCGGCACCCACATCCTTATAGTGGTGGTCAATTGTCGGAAAGCCCATCAGTTGGCCGCTGAGCTGCTGATCCTGACCCATGAGACCTGGGACGCGCAGGTGGTGCTCCTTGTAGTACTGCGCAAAGCCCGTTGCGATGTCATCCCCATTGGCCATGATGAAGTCGGGGTTTAGGCCGTTGCTGATGAAGTATTCGGCGGCCGCATAACCGTCCGCATAGGTCATGGTGTCATAGCGCATCATGCGCCGGTCGGGCTGCTGGCCAAAGACACGGGTGTACGCCGCGATGGTTTCGTGCGCGGTCGCAGACAGGGCGGGGTCGCGTGGGAGCAACAGCCCGACATTCTTGAAATGCCGCCGGTGAATCCAGGTGAACGCCTGCATGTAGGACGGACCACGGTCACTGTAAGAGGCGAGAATCGGTTCGTCGCCAGGGTCGTGGCAGATGACGATCCGCCCGTACTTTTGGTAGTGCAACATCTCACTGATGGGGATGTTGTGGGTGGTGAAGATGAGGCCGTCGAATGCTTTGCGGCGCAGTTGTTCGAGGTAGCCGCGTTCCTCATCATTTTTGTAGCGAGAAGGGAGCATCAGCAAGTTGTACCCCGCCGCAAAAGCCGCCGTCATGATGCCCGCTGTCATATCGAGGTAATAGGGGTGATCCACGTTGAGTGACACCACGCCGATATTCATCGTCTTGCCGCGGCTGAGGTCACGGGCCATGTCGCTGGGGACATAGTCGAGGTCATCCATGACCTGCTGAATCTTGGTACGCACGCCGTCTGACACGTAATTTTTGTTGTTGAGTACGCGGGATACTGTGGAAATAGAATACCCACTGATACGCGCCACGTCGCGAATGGTTGCCATGATGATAAGCCTCCTCTGTCCTTACTTTAACAATAATACAACACAACACATGTGCAGCGGTGAACAGCCTCTGGATCGTTAGGAGGCGACCAGGAAGGGGGTCTGCTCACCGCTACGCATGTGTCGTTAGCGGATTAGTGCGACAATCGCGTCGCATGGGGTTAGATGATTTCCTTAACAATTTTGTTTAACTCGCTGGCATTGCCAATCAGGCCATCGAGTTCACTCGCGTGGTCGCTGAAGACGGCTTCGGCCTTATCGGCGATTTCGTCGTAGCTCGTATCACCGGCGTCAGCTGGCATGACGACAACGAGGGCGTAGTCAATCGCGTTCGTACCGTTCCAGTTCACTGCTGGTGCGAGGGTAATCAGTACTGCCTTAGGGGCCTTGATGCTGGCCGCGGTGGCGTGGGTGATGAAGATGCGGTTGCCGGTGATCCGGTTTGTGTTGGCTCCGGCGCTGGCAAAGAGACCGCTGCGCATTTCCTGTTCATCAAGGTTCAGCTTGCTAGCAGTCCGCGCGGCGAGTTCCTTGAGCACATCAATTTGGTTGGTTGATGTGATTTCAACTTCGGTAACAACATTTTTCTTCGTAAGCAGTCCAAACATGATCAATACCTCCATGGGTTGTGAGTGTTAGTAGTCTTCGGAAGCGGTCCACCCGCGCGGTTCGTGAACACGTTTTCCTTACGCTCTTAATGTACTTTCTCGAACGCGTTTCAGGTCAAGCACTTTTTTAAAATAAGTTGTGAAAGTTCTAATATCGCACATTTTGCTTCAATATGTAAAAAATCGCCGGTGAATTTCACCGACGATTGAATCCTGCCATTACAATAAGCTTAATCCCATACCGCGACGACCCCAACCTTGGTAGGTTTCGCGCATGTCGGCGAGTAATGAGACTGCTGCCTGGTTCAGTTTTTGCTGAACGGCGAAGGCTGACATCGGGCGGGCGAGTGAGGCCGCAACGTGTTCGGCTGCCGTACCCTTCTGCAACTGCTGCACGGCATTAATGAACAGCTCGCGGACATCGTTGTCTAGTGTGGTGTCCTGACTGAGCTTACTGAGTCGCAACAAAAAATCCGAATCACTTAACTTTGCCATGGTGATTCCTCCTTTGCTATTCAATGGCCATAGCATAGCACGAACGTTGGGGGTGGGATGACTTTACGCTAAGCGTGTCGAAAAATGCGCTCAGCGTCGTTTCACGTGAAACAAGGGGCGACAGAAAAGCTTAAAAATATTTGCGAAACATGAATACAGCCACTTTGACAAAGAGAATATAATAGAAGTATCAAAAGATAGCGGAGGTGATGGCATGGCAAAGAACAATGGCGGCAAGAAGAAGCACCGGCTCAGCAACTGGCTGTGGACGATTTTGCTGGTTGTTGGCTTCACCATTAGTCTGTTGCTGATATTCAATGAACCCGTTAAGTTGTGGGTCATTGGGCAGACGTCTGGGGATGCAACCCGCAGTGCACAGACACTGAAAAGTACCGATTACGCCAAGAACAAGGCGAAGAAGGCTAACTTTAAATTTAGTTCCGTCAAGGCGCTAGATCTCAGTAACGTGTCAAAGGCGGCGTTGCAACGCAAACTACATCCAATCGGTTTGATTGCGGTGCCAAGCGTGAAGATTTACCTGCCTATCCTCAATGGGCTCGGCAGTGACAACTTGACTGTGGGTGCTGGCACGATGAAGCCCGACCAGGTTATGGGTCAGGGTAACTATGCGCTCGCTGGTCACCATATCCACAAGCAGCCAACGCTGTTTTCACCACTTGAGAATGTGAAGGTGGGCAAGAAGATTTACATCACCGACAAGAAGAAGGTCTACACATACAAGATTGTCTTTGAGAAGGTGGTCGATAAGAGTCAGGTGCAGTACATCGATGACAGCCAGGGTAGCCACATTATCACGCTGGTCACCTGTGCGGCCGATCAGATTCTGCAACCTGAACGGCAGATTGTGCGTGGCAAGCTGGTCAAGGTGACCAATGCGAGCGACAAGCATCTGCGTGTGTTCATGGAAAATAAGTAGTGTTGATGTAGCGGTTGTCCAGTTGGATGACCGCTTTTTTGGTGCGCGGAGAAACAAAACGGCAACGGAGAATGTCTCCGTTGCCGTCAAAATCGTACTTTAGATGAGTGGCTTGTAAACTAGCTCCACAATACCCTTGTGCGCCGCAAAGTTAACGCCCGCAATTTCCTGTTCTAGCAACTTCTGGTATTCGTCCAGGACGTCTGCCGGCAGCGGCGTGCAGGACCGCAACTGATCAATCAGGCCGAGGGGACTATTGGCTTTCTTGATGTCAGCGAAGATGGCGATGTTCGTCAGCACGTCTGACAGTAGGCCGGACAAGACGCTGTCGGGCTTGCCACCCTCGTCAGTAATGATGACCGTGCGCTGGTTAAGGTCAGCGTGGTCGATGTGAATCAGCTGCAATGCGGTAAACACATTCATATTGGGGCCTCCGATGTTTGTTGACTATATATTAGCAGACAAACGGGTTGGATAACAGCCGTTTAATGTGACACTGCCCATGCTGCGTTCGACGCATACACAGGTTAGCCGACAATATTAATATAGTAGAAACTAAAAAACACGCCACCACCGTTGGACGAATTGTCTAACGGTGATGGCGCGTTTGGCGTGGTTGTCGAATTTTCTAAGCGCGCTTCTGCGCACACTTACTTAGAACGGCTCTGGGACGCAGAAACCTGCGGCTAACAAGATAAGAGATTAAACCAGCAAAGCCCGCTGGTCTAATCCCTTATCCCGTTAGTCCTCGCTTTCTAGGCGCGTCCCTGCGCACACTTAGAACGGCTCCGAAGCGCAGAAACCTGCGGCTAACAAAGAATCGGTCTAAACCAGCAAAACCCGCTGGCTTAAACCGATTCTCCGTTAGTCCTCAGTTTCTAAGCGCGCTTCTGCGCACACTGGATTAAACCTTATTCAAGTACCGCTTCAGGAAGTCACGGGTCACTTCTTCTTGCGGGTTACCGAAGACTTGGTCTGGGGTGCCTTCTTCGGCGACGATACCCTCATTCATGAAGAGCACCTTGTCGGAGACGTCGCGTGCGAACTGCATTTCGTGGGTGACCACAATCATGGTCAACCCAGTCTTCGCAAGGTCCGTCATCGCGTTCAAGACATCGTCAACCATTTCGGGATCCAGCGCACTGGTTGGTTCGTCGAACAGCAGGACTTCTGGGTCCATGGCTTCAGCACGCGCAATGGCGACACGCTGCTTTTGACCACCGGAGAGCTGAGCGGGCTTGGCGTTAACGAATGGGTCCATGTTCAGCTGGCTCAGGACTTCCATCGCGTGGGCCTTGGCATCCGCCTGGCTTCGCTTCAGGACACTCATCTGTGGTACGACGATGTTGTCGAGCACAGTGAGGTTGTTAAACAGGTTGAAGTTTTGGAACACCATGCCGACCTTGGCGCGGTAATGCTCGAGGTCGAACTTGTCGGCCTGGATATCATCGCCATGGAATAGCACCTTGCCGCCCGTTGGTGGTTCGAGGAGGTTGAGTCCGCGTAGCAACGTGGACTTACCGGAACCGGAACGGCCGATGATGGAGAGCACTTCACCGCGAGTCACGGTTAAGTTGATATCCCGCAGAACTTCATGGTCGCCGAAGCTCTTACGGAGGTTTTGTACTTCGAGAATTGTTTCAGGCATTGCGGTTTCCTCCTTACTTAACCTTTGGCGTTTCGACTTGCATCTGGTTGTTCATCACGTTGTAGTTCTTAGGACCATCCAAGCGTTTTTCGATGATGCGGAATAGGCGGGAAATGGTGAACGTGAGAATCAGGTAGATCAGGCAGACAACCAGGTAGGTGTGGAAGAACTGGAAGTTTTGCCCGGCAATTGTCTCTGACGTGAAGAACAATTCAGAGACACTGATGATTGACAGCACGGACGTATCCTTGATGTTAACAATGAACTCGTTCGTGACGGCAGGCATACTGTTGCGGACAGCTTGCGGCAGGATAATCTTAGTCATCGTCTGCCAGTGGGTCATGCCCAGTGCAGACGCGGCTTCGAATTGGCCTGGGTCGACCGAGATAATCCCACCACGGATGATTTCGGAAATGTAGGCACCGGTATTAATGGAAACAATGACTAACGCGGCGACCGTGCGATCCATGTTGATGCCCATCGCTTGCGCGGCCCCATAGTAGAGGACGGCGGCTTGGACAATCATTGGCGTGCCACGGAAGACTTCGATGTAGACTGACAGGAGCCACTTGAAGAACCCGAGCAAACCGCGACGGCTGGCTGACTTTGGCGCTGGGATGGTGCGGACAATCCCGACGAGCAAGCCGATGATGAACCCGACAATCGTCCCGACTAGTGAGATCAGTAGGGTCATGCCGGTACCAGTGGCGAGCATGCCACCATACTGCTTGAGGATGTTGATGAACCAGTTACCCTTAGCGGCAGTGCTTGGCTGGTTGGCAACGGCGTCGTCCATGCGGGCGTCGCGTTGCTTCTTGCTCATGCTGGTCAAAATCTGGTTGATCTTGTTGGTTTCGCTGTAACCCTTGCGGACCCCAATGGCGAGGTTCGTGTCAGAGGCGCTGGTCTTAAAGCCTTGCCCCTTCTTAAAGTGCACCATCTTGAGGTCTGGGTTAGCAGCCTCAGCCGTGATGCCTTCAGGAATTTCGGAAACGTAACCGTCGATGGTGCCAGATTCCAGGGCGACACGCATTGCGGGGAAGTCGTCCATGGCAGGCTGACGGAGGACACCCTTAATTTGCTTAATGGCGTCGTAATGATAGGTAGAAAGTTGCGCGGTGATCTTCGCACCCTTGAAGTCCTGGATGGAATCAGCCTTGGCGTACTTGCTGTTCTTCTTGACGACCATCGTCAGACGAGAGACGTAGTAGGCATCGGTAAAGTCGATGCTCTTGCGGCGATCAGGGGTTGGCGACATGCCGGCGATAATGGCATCGATCTTGCCACTGGTGAGGGAAGGCAAGAGCCCATCCCACTTTGTCTTGACGACGACCAGCTTCTTACCAAGCTTCTTGGCGATAATCTT contains the following coding sequences:
- a CDS encoding LytR/AlgR family response regulator transcription factor; this encodes MDLYILENNADERSFIQQAAHTITEFEKLPLTMALATDQPSALLAAFAQRANTDAVFLLDIDLGDEQLDGISVGQQIRHASRTAQIIYITEHPDESYLILKHQVMPLTLIEKSELIPDGINILNDALKTAVQAIRDMPAESVPHFTYHNGAEAQVLPVSDIYYFSSSQDQSGMIDLHASNVDDSFRGNIRDLSHKLPKFFECARGYLVNLDNAASVSLADRLITMVSGDKLEVSVRRVPELRKRLFTKTK
- a CDS encoding class A sortase gives rise to the protein MAKNNGGKKKHRLSNWLWTILLVVGFTISLLLIFNEPVKLWVIGQTSGDATRSAQTLKSTDYAKNKAKKANFKFSSVKALDLSNVSKAALQRKLHPIGLIAVPSVKIYLPILNGLGSDNLTVGAGTMKPDQVMGQGNYALAGHHIHKQPTLFSPLENVKVGKKIYITDKKKVYTYKIVFEKVVDKSQVQYIDDSQGSHIITLVTCAADQILQPERQIVRGKLVKVTNASDKHLRVFMENK
- a CDS encoding amino acid ABC transporter ATP-binding protein translates to MPETILEVQNLRKSFGDHEVLRDINLTVTRGEVLSIIGRSGSGKSTLLRGLNLLEPPTGGKVLFHGDDIQADKFDLEHYRAKVGMVFQNFNLFNNLTVLDNIVVPQMSVLKRSQADAKAHAMEVLSQLNMDPFVNAKPAQLSGGQKQRVAIARAEAMDPEVLLFDEPTSALDPEMVDDVLNAMTDLAKTGLTMIVVTHEMQFARDVSDKVLFMNEGIVAEEGTPDQVFGNPQEEVTRDFLKRYLNKV
- a CDS encoding ABC transporter permease subunit (The N-terminal region of this protein, as described by TIGR01726, is a three transmembrane segment that identifies a subfamily of ABC transporter permease subunits, which specificities that include histidine, arginine, glutamine, glutamate, L-cystine (sic), the opines (in Agrobacterium) octopine and nopaline, etc.) — encoded protein: MKKIWTSIAGLIALAAVALGLSLGNAQPAHAASDSNTFKVGMECGYAPFNWTQSTNAHGAVQIQGTSQWANGYDVQTAKIIAKKLGKKLVVVKTKWDGLLPSLTSGKIDAIIAGMSPTPDRRKSIDFTDAYYVSRLTMVVKKNSKYAKADSIQDFKGAKITAQLSTYHYDAIKQIKGVLRQPAMDDFPAMRVALESGTIDGYVSEIPEGITAEAANPDLKMVHFKKGQGFKTSASDTNLAIGVRKGYSETNKINQILTSMSKKQRDARMDDAVANQPSTAAKGNWFINILKQYGGMLATGTGMTLLISLVGTIVGFIIGLLVGIVRTIPAPKSASRRGLLGFFKWLLSVYIEVFRGTPMIVQAAVLYYGAAQAMGINMDRTVAALVIVSINTGAYISEIIRGGIISVDPGQFEAASALGMTHWQTMTKIILPQAVRNSMPAVTNEFIVNIKDTSVLSIISVSELFFTSETIAGQNFQFFHTYLVVCLIYLILTFTISRLFRIIEKRLDGPKNYNVMNNQMQVETPKVK
- a CDS encoding PTS sugar transporter subunit IIA, with the protein product MFGLLTKKNVVTEVEITSTNQIDVLKELAARTASKLNLDEQEMRSGLFASAGANTNRITGNRIFITHATAASIKAPKAVLITLAPAVNWNGTNAIDYALVVVMPADAGDTSYDEIADKAEAVFSDHASELDGLIGNASELNKIVKEII
- a CDS encoding LacI family DNA-binding transcriptional regulator, yielding MATIRDVARISGYSISTVSRVLNNKNYVSDGVRTKIQQVMDDLDYVPSDMARDLSRGKTMNIGVVSLNVDHPYYLDMTAGIMTAAFAAGYNLLMLPSRYKNDEERGYLEQLRRKAFDGLIFTTHNIPISEMLHYQKYGRIVICHDPGDEPILASYSDRGPSYMQAFTWIHRRHFKNVGLLLPRDPALSATAHETIAAYTRVFGQQPDRRMMRYDTMTYADGYAAAEYFISNGLNPDFIMANGDDIATGFAQYYKEHHLRVPGLMGQDQQLSGQLMGFPTIDHHYKDVGAAALRLAIGAADESVGIHSDFIAERK
- a CDS encoding GHKL domain-containing protein, translating into MDIVSLIGSTALFGPAYISGIYLYLTYINANHRWLKLVAFSVIMIACSLYGAAIGDCIIGVLFAGYCLIKRQTVELFWGAMFLNVISLQLFLASVFLPIVMPTAQDVPLIELALGLTLAAIAVGIFLVFKPRLTKSSRVMTINRTLTNQLAVFLLVTYLATSLMNLFIAMSNNPRLYESMLEVFIALILGSDILLLYFTLRASNVALENQSLKSAQEARETYYESIQREQQRSNKLLHDYKNILNTLKIAVASEDANSVGDTKAMLQTASDRLSGLSVQQPAMSQVPSAQLRNLLYVKWTDALNAGAKLNVQVDHGKLQINEADVFDLLRIIGILLDNAIEATADVPDKKVMIAFLTGENGGYEVVVRNQVTDAVTASALRDHTKTTKGAGHGYGLGNVRAIMAKNGHMHQKISLDHHYLEMGIIVEGLYDTARTKHPRLKEAQ